The following coding sequences lie in one Komagataeibacter sucrofermentans DSM 15973 genomic window:
- a CDS encoding DUF4412 domain-containing protein, with product MTRITPALGRACLLACLLAAGAGSARAADEASSPYVTPQADVDVTYTIYPPHDTSQTMSQRMRWSASRMMQRVDPANATTYMITDYRAGTLTVVNADQKIKTIIPAPGAANVQMGQRAQGSWLRTGVSKVAGLPCALWQTQDTDQRSSEICYTDDGVMLEVIRDGKVMVEATSVNHATQDASVFETPPGLKELRAAHP from the coding sequence GTGACACGGATTACCCCAGCCCTGGGCCGGGCCTGCCTGCTGGCCTGCCTGCTGGCGGCTGGCGCAGGCAGCGCGCGGGCCGCCGATGAGGCTTCATCCCCCTATGTCACCCCGCAGGCCGATGTGGACGTGACCTACACCATCTACCCCCCGCACGACACGAGCCAGACCATGAGCCAGCGCATGCGGTGGTCGGCCAGCCGCATGATGCAGCGCGTCGATCCCGCCAATGCCACCACCTACATGATTACCGATTACCGCGCGGGCACGCTGACGGTGGTGAACGCCGACCAGAAGATCAAGACCATCATTCCCGCCCCCGGGGCTGCCAATGTGCAGATGGGCCAGCGCGCGCAGGGCAGCTGGCTGCGCACCGGCGTCTCAAAAGTGGCGGGCCTGCCCTGCGCCCTGTGGCAGACGCAGGACACCGACCAGCGCTCCAGCGAGATCTGCTACACCGATGATGGCGTGATGCTTGAGGTTATCCGCGATGGCAAGGTCATGGTCGAGGCGACATCGGTCAACCATGCCACGCAGGATGCGAGCGTGTTCGAGACCCCGCCGGGGCTGAAGGAACTGCGCGCGGCCCATCCGTAA
- a CDS encoding DUF4412 domain-containing protein, whose protein sequence is MRLPGRVALVAAALSATGLCAARAQDGASVHPPLTPTRDVQVDYNVQPDGVPEPKPIRTWFAYNGGLMRIDSPQGMGETILNRMSRQVTIIINPQKVYSQLDARYGIRNPFLLDLSMTFARKGTSSVAGVACTQWDVTTDQGNATACVTDDGVVLQEIGVDGDGLKGRLEATKVVYGPIPDSMFQPPEGYRKVEPPPPPGTPAAKDNKGG, encoded by the coding sequence ATGCGGCTGCCGGGCCGGGTGGCGCTCGTGGCGGCGGCGCTGTCCGCCACGGGGCTGTGCGCCGCGCGCGCGCAGGATGGCGCGAGTGTGCATCCGCCGCTTACCCCCACCCGCGACGTGCAGGTGGACTATAACGTGCAGCCCGATGGCGTGCCCGAGCCCAAGCCCATCCGCACATGGTTCGCCTATAATGGCGGGCTGATGCGAATCGACAGCCCGCAGGGCATGGGCGAGACGATTCTCAACCGCATGAGCCGCCAGGTCACCATCATCATCAACCCGCAGAAGGTGTACAGCCAGCTCGATGCCCGCTATGGCATCCGCAACCCCTTCCTGCTTGACCTGTCCATGACGTTTGCGCGCAAGGGCACGTCGAGCGTTGCAGGTGTGGCCTGCACGCAGTGGGATGTCACGACCGACCAGGGCAACGCCACCGCCTGCGTGACCGATGATGGCGTGGTGCTGCAGGAGATCGGGGTGGATGGCGACGGGCTGAAAGGCCGGCTTGAGGCGACGAAAGTGGTCTACGGCCCCATACCCGACAGCATGTTCCAGCCGCCCGAGGGCTACCGCAAGGTCGAGCCGCCACCGCCGCCCGGCACGCCTGCGGCCAAGGACAACAAGGGCGGCTGA
- a CDS encoding bifunctional [glutamine synthetase] adenylyltransferase/[glutamine synthetase]-adenylyl-L-tyrosine phosphorylase produces MDQPTPPLPAPHASWQGCTWPRPADPRAARILRENLSDACARAGLPDLAATPGIMPMLDALGGNSPYLSDLALRDTEAFATLVHEGAETCVRRILTALDTVPPATPRAEIMAELREAKRQAALAIALADIGGAWSLEQVTLALSELAENALNTALRHLLLHAHETGRLRLRYPETPCRGSGFVVLAMGKLGARELNYSSDIDLIILYDPDRHPGNGELRHTFVRMTSDLVTLMEARDANGYVFRMDLRLRPDPSATPAAVSFPAAIQYYESMGRTWERAAMTKARPVAGDITAGRRFLKTIHPFIWRRHLDFAVIDDLHDMKARIDRHRNAGHANLDSLRAEDISNPDTALRWLLGQNVKLGQGGIREVEFVAQALQLVWGGRRPELRDPTTLGALRRLRRAGLLAREQSAILARNYRILRQAEHRLQMRLDHQTHSLPDTEDGFARFATFMNMGPPDELPSSLLAVMQRSRRIFDQQFAESGREDITIAPEDADAADRLRAHGFPAADINDALAILNRWEGNRLRALRSDRARKLLRRLLPGLLAEMGRRQQPLAVLRRFDALLERQWAGVQFLSLLERNPALIHRIVTVLDCAPFLADHLAETPSALDGLLDMDGGPGAVSTVTALARRQVAAAQSAEQVLPVLRGLVCGEEFRLSVARLEHRMSEDRAARARTAMAETVMRGLLRLVSAEHRQRHGIVPGGAVAVVALGKVGSREMMPGSDLDLMVVFDHPEEAGESVVSASDGPRARPLSAGTYYVRLAHAFVAALTAPGREGPLYEVDMRLRPSGSKGPVAVSLSAFRRYHAESAWTWERMALTRARVVAGPPGLAGPLNAAIATALDHAPDTAQARARVLHDVRHMRERLARERPASSPWDIKRRRGGLMDVEFVAQGLQLVARSPACRSQSTRTALLRLARLGEISMADARLLRRADLFWRALQGLIRIICGHDVPDTIAPASLEILTGEVGAADAAGLLRRMDRMANDVTGVFDRLIPLTDAPDGAHDGHDGGFPAA; encoded by the coding sequence ATGGATCAGCCAACCCCGCCCCTGCCCGCGCCACATGCCTCGTGGCAGGGATGCACATGGCCCCGACCCGCCGACCCACGTGCCGCCCGCATCCTGCGCGAGAACCTGTCCGATGCGTGCGCGCGCGCAGGCCTGCCCGACCTGGCGGCCACGCCGGGCATCATGCCCATGCTTGATGCGCTGGGGGGCAACAGCCCCTACCTGTCCGACCTGGCACTGCGTGATACGGAAGCCTTCGCCACCCTTGTGCATGAAGGCGCGGAAACCTGCGTGCGGCGCATCCTTACCGCACTCGATACCGTGCCGCCCGCAACGCCCCGCGCCGAGATCATGGCCGAACTGCGCGAGGCCAAGCGTCAGGCGGCGCTGGCCATAGCGCTGGCCGATATCGGGGGCGCATGGTCGCTGGAGCAGGTGACCCTGGCGCTGAGCGAACTGGCCGAGAACGCGCTGAACACGGCACTCAGGCATCTGCTGCTCCACGCGCACGAGACCGGACGCCTGCGCCTGCGTTACCCCGAAACCCCGTGCCGGGGCAGCGGCTTCGTGGTTCTGGCGATGGGGAAGCTGGGCGCGCGGGAACTGAACTACTCCTCGGACATAGACCTGATCATTCTGTATGACCCGGACCGCCACCCCGGCAATGGGGAACTGCGACATACCTTTGTGCGCATGACTAGCGATCTTGTCACGCTTATGGAAGCGCGTGATGCAAATGGTTACGTTTTCCGCATGGACCTGCGGCTGCGACCCGATCCGAGCGCGACCCCCGCCGCCGTGTCGTTTCCCGCCGCCATACAGTATTACGAGAGCATGGGCCGCACATGGGAACGCGCGGCCATGACCAAGGCGCGGCCCGTGGCGGGCGACATCACGGCGGGGCGCCGTTTCCTCAAAACCATTCATCCGTTCATCTGGCGCCGCCATCTGGATTTCGCGGTAATTGATGATCTGCATGACATGAAAGCCCGCATCGACCGCCACCGTAACGCAGGGCACGCCAATCTGGACAGCCTGCGCGCGGAAGATATCAGCAACCCCGACACTGCCTTGCGCTGGCTGCTGGGCCAGAATGTCAAGCTCGGGCAGGGCGGCATCCGCGAGGTGGAATTCGTAGCTCAGGCCCTGCAGCTTGTATGGGGTGGCAGAAGGCCGGAACTGCGCGACCCCACCACGCTGGGCGCGCTGCGCAGGCTGCGCCGGGCAGGCCTGCTGGCGCGTGAACAATCCGCAATACTGGCCCGCAATTACCGCATATTGCGGCAGGCCGAGCACCGGCTGCAGATGCGCCTCGACCACCAGACCCACAGCCTGCCCGACACGGAGGACGGATTCGCGCGCTTCGCCACCTTCATGAACATGGGCCCGCCCGATGAACTGCCCAGCAGCCTGCTTGCGGTCATGCAGCGTTCGCGGCGCATCTTTGACCAGCAGTTTGCCGAAAGCGGCCGCGAGGACATCACCATCGCCCCCGAGGATGCCGATGCCGCCGACCGCCTGCGCGCGCACGGCTTTCCCGCGGCTGACATCAACGACGCGCTGGCCATTCTCAACCGGTGGGAAGGCAACCGCCTGCGCGCCCTGCGCTCGGACCGCGCCCGCAAGCTGCTGCGCCGCCTGCTGCCCGGCCTGCTGGCCGAGATGGGCCGCCGCCAGCAGCCGCTGGCCGTGCTGCGCCGCTTCGATGCGCTGCTCGAGCGGCAGTGGGCGGGGGTGCAGTTCCTGTCGCTGCTCGAGCGCAATCCCGCCCTGATCCACCGCATCGTGACCGTGCTGGACTGCGCGCCCTTCCTGGCGGACCACCTGGCCGAGACCCCCTCCGCGCTCGATGGCCTGCTTGACATGGATGGCGGCCCCGGCGCGGTCAGCACGGTGACAGCCCTGGCGCGGCGGCAGGTGGCGGCGGCGCAGTCGGCCGAGCAGGTGCTGCCGGTGCTGCGCGGGCTGGTCTGTGGCGAGGAGTTCCGCCTGTCGGTCGCCCGCCTTGAGCACCGCATGAGCGAAGACCGCGCCGCCCGCGCCCGCACCGCCATGGCCGAGACGGTCATGCGCGGCCTGCTGCGCCTGGTCAGCGCCGAGCACCGCCAGCGCCACGGCATCGTGCCCGGCGGCGCGGTGGCGGTGGTGGCGTTGGGCAAGGTCGGCTCGCGCGAGATGATGCCCGGCTCGGACCTGGACCTGATGGTGGTGTTCGACCACCCCGAGGAGGCGGGCGAGAGCGTGGTCAGCGCCAGCGATGGCCCGCGTGCCCGCCCCCTTTCCGCCGGAACCTATTACGTGCGGCTGGCGCATGCCTTTGTCGCGGCGCTGACCGCGCCGGGGCGCGAAGGCCCGCTCTATGAGGTGGACATGCGGCTGCGCCCCTCGGGTTCGAAGGGGCCCGTGGCGGTCTCGCTCTCCGCCTTCCGCCGCTACCATGCCGAATCCGCCTGGACATGGGAGCGCATGGCGCTGACCCGCGCGCGGGTGGTGGCCGGGCCGCCCGGGCTTGCAGGCCCGCTGAATGCCGCCATTGCCACCGCGCTTGACCACGCGCCCGACACGGCGCAGGCCCGCGCACGGGTGCTCCATGACGTGCGCCACATGCGCGAACGCCTGGCGCGCGAACGCCCCGCCTCCAGCCCGTGGGACATAAAGCGCCGCCGGGGCGGGCTGATGGATGTGGAATTCGTGGCCCAAGGGCTGCAGCTCGTGGCGCGCTCGCCCGCATGCCGCAGCCAGTCCACCCGCACGGCGCTGCTGCGGCTGGCGCGGCTGGGCGAGATCAGCATGGCCGATGCTCGCCTGCTGCGCCGGGCCGATCTGTTCTGGCGGGCGTTGCAGGGGCTGATCCGCATCATCTGTGGCCATGACGTGCCCGACACCATTGCGCCCGCAAGCCTTGAGATCCTGACGGGCGAGGTCGGGGCCGCCGATGCGGCGGGGCTGCTGCGCCGCATGGACCGCATGGCCAATGATGTCACAGGCGTGTTCGATCGGCTGATTCCGCTCACGGATGCGCCCGATGGCGCGCATGATGGGCATGACGGTGGTTTCCCCGCCGCCTGA
- the aat gene encoding leucyl/phenylalanyl-tRNA--protein transferase, protein MTGQETVSITPDLMLRAYRAGLFPMAPDARSDDLEWFYPEMRGILPLDDGFHASRRLMRTVLSPRFEVTTDHDFPAVMDGCAEPAPGRENTWINPRIRALFCQLHGMGHAHSVEVRHEGRLVGGLYGVVIGQAFFGESMFSRMRDASKVALVHLVARLRLGGFTLLDTQFGTTHLAGFGGVEIPADDYMRLLGRAVAGQAAWVGNDEGTRLHAALLALRGGVEGAGG, encoded by the coding sequence ATGACGGGTCAAGAGACGGTTTCCATCACGCCGGACCTTATGCTGCGTGCCTACAGGGCGGGGCTGTTTCCCATGGCGCCCGATGCCCGTTCCGATGATCTGGAATGGTTCTATCCCGAGATGCGGGGCATCCTGCCGCTTGATGATGGCTTCCATGCATCGCGCAGGCTCATGCGCACGGTGCTGTCGCCGCGTTTCGAGGTCACGACCGACCACGATTTCCCCGCCGTGATGGATGGCTGCGCGGAACCTGCGCCAGGGCGCGAGAATACATGGATCAACCCGCGCATCCGCGCCCTGTTCTGCCAGCTTCATGGCATGGGCCATGCCCATAGCGTGGAAGTGCGCCATGAGGGCCGTCTGGTGGGCGGGCTGTATGGCGTGGTGATCGGGCAGGCCTTTTTTGGCGAGAGCATGTTCAGCCGCATGCGTGATGCCTCGAAGGTGGCGCTGGTGCATCTGGTCGCCCGGCTGCGTCTGGGCGGATTCACGCTGCTCGATACGCAGTTCGGCACCACCCACCTTGCCGGGTTTGGCGGGGTCGAGATCCCGGCCGATGACTACATGCGCCTGCTGGGCCGCGCGGTTGCGGGGCAGGCGGCATGGGTGGGCAATGATGAGGGCACGCGGCTGCATGCCGCCCTGCTGGCCCTGCGGGGCGGGGTGGAGGGGGCAGGCGGTTGA
- a CDS encoding peroxiredoxin: MSKASIPFPEPGSAVPDFDMPASGGRTVSLKDEKGHPFVLYFYPKANTSGCTKEACEFEAALADLQKDGVSVIGVSRDGMAAIEKFAADHALTFPLASDTDGSVTEAYGVWVEKSMYGRKYMGIERATFLVDATGHLVHAWRKVKVTNHVAAVRKAITALTLQAGAKGQ; encoded by the coding sequence ATGAGCAAGGCTTCCATCCCCTTTCCCGAACCCGGTAGCGCCGTCCCCGATTTTGACATGCCCGCAAGCGGCGGCCGCACGGTCAGCCTGAAGGACGAGAAGGGCCATCCCTTCGTGCTGTATTTCTACCCCAAGGCCAATACCTCGGGCTGCACGAAGGAGGCCTGTGAATTCGAGGCCGCCCTGGCCGACCTGCAGAAAGATGGCGTGAGCGTGATCGGCGTCTCGCGCGATGGCATGGCCGCCATCGAGAAATTCGCAGCCGACCATGCCCTCACCTTTCCGCTTGCCTCCGACACGGATGGAAGCGTGACCGAGGCCTATGGCGTGTGGGTGGAAAAATCGATGTATGGCCGCAAATACATGGGCATCGAACGCGCGACCTTCCTTGTCGATGCAACCGGCCACCTCGTGCATGCATGGCGCAAGGTCAAGGTCACGAACCATGTGGCTGCCGTGCGCAAGGCCATTACAGCCCTCACACTACAGGCTGGCGCCAAAGGTCAGTAA
- a CDS encoding D-glycerate dehydrogenase, producing MSDTRPRLLLTQRQTLPVMQRIEQSFNISGVSEHKLTTRELLDAARAFQPQAILISTSLPLRHDDVAQLPDCVKIVATVSVGTDHLDISALHARGIIVTNTPDVLTDCNADMAMLLMLAAARRAGEYTTLMRQGWGRGLAMDEMLGTRISGKRLGIVGMGRIGRAVAKRARGFDMQVMYSNRRRLPAGQEEGATYFSTVTDMLPHCDILSLHLPAAPETDGMINADLLGRLPRGAIFINAARGALVDEDALIAALKSGQLAAAGLDVYRNEPNPDPRFLELPNVFLTPHVGSATTETRSDMGMLALDNVEAVLNGRAALTPVKG from the coding sequence ATGTCCGACACCCGTCCCCGCCTTCTGCTGACCCAGCGCCAGACCCTTCCCGTAATGCAGCGTATTGAACAGAGTTTTAACATATCTGGCGTATCGGAGCATAAACTCACAACGCGCGAACTGCTTGATGCTGCCCGGGCGTTCCAGCCGCAGGCCATCCTGATTTCCACCAGCCTGCCGCTGCGCCACGACGATGTGGCCCAATTGCCCGACTGCGTGAAAATCGTGGCCACCGTCAGCGTCGGCACTGACCATCTCGACATATCCGCCCTGCACGCGCGCGGCATCATCGTGACCAACACGCCCGACGTGCTGACCGACTGCAATGCCGACATGGCTATGCTGCTTATGCTTGCCGCAGCGCGCCGGGCGGGCGAATACACCACGCTGATGCGCCAGGGCTGGGGGCGCGGCCTGGCCATGGACGAGATGCTGGGCACGCGCATCAGCGGCAAGCGGCTGGGCATTGTGGGCATGGGGCGCATTGGCCGCGCCGTGGCGAAACGCGCGCGCGGGTTTGACATGCAGGTGATGTATTCCAACCGCCGCCGCCTGCCTGCCGGGCAGGAGGAAGGGGCAACCTATTTCAGCACCGTGACCGACATGCTGCCGCATTGCGATATCCTGAGCCTGCACCTGCCTGCGGCACCCGAGACCGACGGCATGATCAATGCCGACCTGCTCGGCCGCCTGCCTAGGGGGGCCATTTTCATCAATGCCGCCCGTGGCGCGCTGGTGGATGAGGATGCGCTGATCGCGGCGCTGAAAAGCGGCCAGCTTGCCGCCGCCGGGCTGGATGTGTACCGCAACGAACCCAACCCCGATCCGCGCTTTCTCGAACTGCCCAACGTGTTCCTGACCCCGCATGTGGGCAGCGCCACCACCGAGACACGCAGCGACATGGGCATGCTGGCACTCGATAACGTGGAGGCCGTGCTGAACGGACGCGCCGCCCTGACCCCGGTCAAGGGCTGA